The following proteins come from a genomic window of Campylobacter concisus:
- the ftsY gene encoding signal recognition particle-docking protein FtsY: MLDFLKKGLEKTFGAISSAKKSKKIDKESLEEILLEADVAYEIVEEILYYLPPQDEVSRADLRRVMSSYFIYENERVIEPDKPFVDLILGVNGAGKTTTIAKLANLYKNNGKSVILGACDTFRAGAIEQLRQWSIRLNVPIVATQQGHDPSAVAYDTISSALAKGIDRVILDTAGRLQNQTNLANELEKIVRISKKAYEKAPHRKILILDGTQGNAGVAQAKAFNDIVSLDGVIITKLDGTAKGGALFGVARELELPIFYIGVGESMDDIIKFNPDEFLDELMDAIFE, from the coding sequence TTGGAGCGATAAGTTCAGCGAAGAAGTCAAAAAAGATAGACAAAGAGAGCTTAGAAGAAATTTTACTTGAAGCTGACGTAGCCTATGAGATCGTAGAAGAAATTTTATACTACTTGCCGCCACAAGATGAAGTGAGTAGAGCTGATCTTAGGCGCGTTATGAGTAGCTATTTTATCTACGAAAATGAGCGTGTGATCGAGCCTGATAAGCCATTTGTCGATCTCATCCTTGGCGTAAATGGCGCTGGCAAGACGACAACCATCGCAAAGCTTGCAAATTTATATAAAAATAACGGTAAAAGCGTTATTTTAGGTGCTTGTGATACATTTAGAGCTGGAGCGATCGAGCAGCTACGCCAGTGGTCAATCAGACTAAATGTGCCAATAGTCGCCACACAGCAAGGGCATGATCCTTCAGCTGTTGCTTACGATACTATCAGCTCGGCCCTTGCAAAAGGCATCGACCGCGTCATCTTAGACACGGCTGGCAGACTTCAAAACCAGACAAATTTGGCAAACGAGTTAGAAAAGATCGTTCGTATTAGCAAAAAAGCTTACGAAAAAGCGCCTCACCGCAAAATTTTGATTCTTGATGGAACGCAAGGTAACGCCGGAGTTGCACAAGCGAAAGCATTTAACGATATTGTCTCGCTTGATGGTGTCATCATCACAAAGCTTGATGGCACCGCAAAGGGCGGAGCACTATTTGGTGTGGCAAGAGAGCTTGAGCTACCTATATTTTATATAGGCGTTGGCGAGAGCATGGATGATATCATCAAATTTAATCCAGACGAGTTTTTAGACGAGCTAATGGACGCCATTTTTGAGTAG